A window of Candidatus Angelobacter sp. genomic DNA:
GGTGTACCCCGAAGATTACACGTCGGACCGAAGCCAAATCGCCGTGTTGTCGCCGTTGGGCGCGGCATTGGTCGGGCTCAAGGTCGGAAGCGAAGTCCCTTTCTTCGCCGCAGGATGCACCAACTTCGTCAAGATCGAAAGCGTGAGTCGAAGAGAGCCGATCGATGTTGTGGAGTTTCTGTTTCTCGGTCCGGCGGTCAAGAACGAGCAGACTTTTAATGACGATGATCCGGAACCAAGAGCCCGCTTAGGACCAAAGGAGAGAATGCAATGAGCAAGAACAAGCCCGAACCAGTGTTGCCGCCCATCGTAATCGGTACGGAAAACGCGCGCCGTCTCAGCGCGTTGGCCAAATTCCAGCATGGCGCTCTTTCCTCGCGTAGCTCATTTCCTGGTACGGGAGACTGAGCGTGCAAAGGTGGTCGCCGACGATTGCGACCTGCGCGGCATAGTCCGCATGGGTTCGCAGGTGCGCTACTGCGTCGATAAAGCCGGCCACATTCGGAATGCAGTGCTGGTGTATCCGCACGAAGCCGATATTTCGCTGAAACGAATTTCGGTTCTTACGCCGGTTGGCGCTGCGTTGATCGGGTTGTCGGTGGCAGGTCATTGAATTCCAGGCGCCGGGCCATCAAAAGCGCCCGCTCACAATTTTGGGCGTGTCGAACTGAAGCTAAGGGAGTTCTGATATGCGGATGACCAGAGACGACGCGCTGACGGCCGTGGCCATAATCGTTATTGCGGCCGGCGTGATCTACCTTGTGAGCTTCTTCGAAGCGTGAATGTCTGAGGCTGGCGCTTGCGACCGCGCGCCCGCTCCTCAATGGACGAAGAAGGAAGGATGTCATGCCGCGCGACTTTACGTTCGAAGAGGCCGCCGTGGTTGTGGCTTGTGTGACCGTGGGACTGATCTGCGGTTTCGGCGGCCTGATCTATCTTGTCAGGTTTGTTTCGCTCTGAGTGCTTTAGACGAAATTGACGCGGAATCCATCGGTCGCAGGACCTCAAGGGCAAGAA
This region includes:
- a CDS encoding GreA/GreB family elongation factor; the encoded protein is MPSISLPNVTIPASDHRRLERLARVAAERGDTDALYLMSEIKRAQIVPDRAARLDSIVTMGSWVTFRTNWGFQRETRRLVYPEDYTSDRSQIAVLSPLGAALVGLKVGSEVPFFAAGCTNFVKIESVSRREPIDVVEFLFLGPAVKNEQTFNDDDPEPRARLGPKERMQ
- a CDS encoding GreA/GreB family elongation factor; amino-acid sequence: MALFPRVAHFLVRETERAKVVADDCDLRGIVRMGSQVRYCVDKAGHIRNAVLVYPHEADISLKRISVLTPVGAALIGLSVAGH